The sequence TGTGTAAAAGACTCACCCTTTTCTATGAGTTCTGCCTGCCGGACAATCTCAAACTCAATGGCTCTCTTTACATTACCAAAAGAGTTTAGGTTTTTTACCTCTACACGAGTACCGAAGCGTTCAGTTCCTTTTGGTCGAATAGATACGTTTACGTCGCAACGCAAAGAACCTTCTTCCATATTGCCGTCACAGATGTCGAGGTAACGGACCAGCTTTCTTATCTCTACCAAATAAGCATAGGCTTCTTCGGCGCTTCTGATGTCCGGCTCACTCACAATTTCAATGAGGGGGACACCTGCGCGGTTGAAATCCACAAAGCTCTCTTCTTCACCTTCGATGTGCATGGATTTCCCCGCATCTTCTTCTATATGGATGCGTGTAATGCCAATGTTTTTGGTTGAGCCGTCTTGCAGTTTAATACGAAGGCTTCCCCCACGGCAAATGGGGGTTTTATCTTGCGATATCTGGTACCCTTTGGGTAAGTCAGGATAAAAGTAGTTCTTACGGTCAAAATAATTGTATTCGGTAATACGGCATCCACAGGCTAAACCCATCTTAATAGCAAAATCGAAGGCGCGTTTGTTTACTTTGGGCAGTACCCCCGGATGCGCTAAGGTTATCACGCTGACGCTGGTGTTAGGCAGCGCGCCATAAATCGCTTCTTCCGGTGCGAAAGCTTTACTTTGGGTTTTGAGCTGGGCATGTACTTCAAGCCCAATCACTGGTTCATATTTTTTTAATACTTCTTCTAAGCTCATCATTTCAAAGTCTGTTTTGGTTGCTTATTTCAACAAATCTTTAGCCTTTTGAATGGCTTGCTCCAACCCTTCTTTTTTAGAACCACCAGCGGTAGCAAAGAACGGTTGTCCCCCACCTCCACCATTGATTTCTTTGGCAGCTTCTTTTACTATGTTACCGGCATGCCACCCCTTGTCTTTCACTAAGCTATCCGAAAGCATGATAGCCAACAATGCTTTACTTCCTACAATGGCACCAAGGACCAATGCTAAGTTCTCCACTTGATTGCGCAACTCAAAAGCCAGTTGTTTTAGGGCATTTTCATCGGGAAGTTCCACTTTTGCTACTATATAATTAACACCATCAACTTCTTGTTTTTTATCTAAAAGCGTTTTCTTGATAGTGCTTACTTTCTCCGCCTTGAGGCGCTCAATTTCTTTACTTAGGTTTTGTTTTTCAGTAAAGAGCTGCTCAACTGCTTTTTTCAGCTCTTTGGCTTTGAGCATACGCTTAGCTTCCTGTACGGCATCTATATGCTGACGGGCATAAATAACCGCTTGACCACCAGTGTAGGCTTCTATACGGCGTACTCCGGCTGCCACCGAGCTTTCCGAAACAATGACAAAGTAGCCTATTTCACCGGTAGCTTGTACATGCGTTCCTCCACAAAGTTCTCTGGAGTAGTTTGCATCAAAGGTAATCACCCGCACATAATCACCGTATTTTTCGCCAAAGAGTGCAGTAGCACCCATTGCCAATGCTTCTTGAATGGGCACATTTCTGCGTTCATCAAGCGGTATATTTTCTCTAATTTTTTCGTTTACAATTTTTTCTATAGTTATAATTTCTTCTTGAGTGAGCGCAGAGAAATGAGAGAAGTCAAAGCGCAATACCTCGTCAGAAACCAACGAACCACGTTGTGCCACGTGCTCGCCCAGCACTTTTTTGAGGGCAGCGTGCAGTAAGTGAGTAGCCGAATGATTGCGCTGGGCAGCCAAACGTTTTTCTTTATTTACTTCCAATACAAACAACTTTC comes from Thermonema lapsum and encodes:
- the gatB gene encoding Asp-tRNA(Asn)/Glu-tRNA(Gln) amidotransferase subunit GatB encodes the protein MMSLEEVLKKYEPVIGLEVHAQLKTQSKAFAPEEAIYGALPNTSVSVITLAHPGVLPKVNKRAFDFAIKMGLACGCRITEYNYFDRKNYFYPDLPKGYQISQDKTPICRGGSLRIKLQDGSTKNIGITRIHIEEDAGKSMHIEGEEESFVDFNRAGVPLIEIVSEPDIRSAEEAYAYLVEIRKLVRYLDICDGNMEEGSLRCDVNVSIRPKGTERFGTRVEVKNLNSFGNVKRAIEFEIVRQAELIEKGESFTQETRMFNAETGQTYSLRTKESLNDYRYFPEPDLTPVYVTQEWIERIKREMPPLPWELFEKFTKQYGLSEYDAEVLTSERDIALYYDEACQYTKEYKAVANWVSVQVKAYLNELAYTIEEFPLKPKAIAELVNLIAEGKITHNIASKQLYPLMLENPQIAPEVLAQQHQLIVNANTDELLGIVKEVIARFPDKVEEYKSGKKGLLGMFMGHVMRATQGKADPKLATRLLQEALERS